One genomic region from Cydia amplana chromosome Z, ilCydAmpl1.1, whole genome shotgun sequence encodes:
- the LOC134661226 gene encoding odorant receptor 9a-like: MRMIRFSLNSIAQWPYTFGPRTMRARIQSVYHYIMITVSTYLEISCVFYVRNNQDKEFIVLGHDYFNILMGIIIIELRRITKICNIAAVIIHIQIFFSMMFFNMVPLWKNIHAGMFSDRRPENGTFVHSGNYLSFVDQYSDTRGYFLVFFLNFYPSYNAAVTFLCMDLLIFIMVFHIAGHLNILVHDLRYFPRPNEMEQCMETGSRKYNEEVFVRLKDLIDRDQAIKEFMIDTSETFGISLCIYLAFHQVTGCVLLLECSQMTPEALGNYGFLTLMMFQQLIQTSVIFEFISTKSDTLADEVYSLPWELMDVRNRKAVLLFLKNVQPPRALKAGGVVSVGVLTMSTIIKTSCSYFLMLKTLTVEE; the protein is encoded by the exons ATGAGAATGATCCGTTTCTCGCTCAACTCCATAGCTCAGTGGCCATACACCTTCGGGCCCAGAACCATGCGCGCGCGCATACAATCCGTGTATCATTATATAATGATCACAGTCAGCACGTATCTTGAAATATCTTGCGTGTTTTATGTGAGAAATAATCAGGATAAGGAGTTCATTGTTCTGGGACACGATTACTTTAATATTTTGATGGGTATTATCATTATT GAGCTCCGTCGCATCACTAAAATCTGCAACATAGCGGCCGTAATAATCCACATACAAATATTCTTCTCCATGATGTTTTTTAACATGGTGCCCCTTTGGAAAAACATCCATGCTGGCATGTTTTCAGACCGTAGACCTGAAAACGGAACGTTTGTGCATTCAGGCAACTACTTATCCTTTGTAGACCAGTATAGTGATACTAGAGGTTACTTCCTAGTTTTCTTTTTGAACTTCTATCCTTCTTATAACGCTGCAGTTACTTTTCTTTGCATGGAtcttttgattttcataatgGTCTTCCACATTGCGGGACATTTGAATATTCTGGTGCATGATTTGAGATACTTCCCCCGGCCGAATGAGATGGAACAGTGTATGGAAACGGGGTCGAGGAAATATAATGAAGAAGTATTTGTACGGTTGAAGGATTTGATTGATCGAGATCAAGCGATTAAAGA GTTCATGATCGACACCTCCGAAACGTTCGGCATTAGTTTATGCATATACCTCGCCTTCCACCAGGTCACTGGGTGTGTGTTGCTGCTAGAATGTTCTCAGATG ACACCAGAAGCTCTTGGTAATTATGGGTTCCTGACCTTGATGATGTTTCAACAGCTAATCCAGACATCGGTGATATTTGAATTTATCAGTACCAAG AGCGACACCCTCGCCGACGAGGTATACTCCCTCCCATGGGAGCTGATGGACGTCAGAAACAGAAAGGCTGTCCTGCTATTCTTGAAGAACGTGCAGCCTCCGAGGGCCCTCAAGGCCGGTGGTGTGGTCTCCGTGGGCGTGCTTACTATGTCTACg ATAATCAAAACGTCGTGTTCGTATTTCCTCATGTTGAAAACATTAACAGTAGAAGAGTAA